A DNA window from Bacteroides cellulosilyticus contains the following coding sequences:
- a CDS encoding SusC/RagA family TonB-linked outer membrane protein: protein MKKLLLVLFLFVFTLGAVYAQTVQVKGLVISGSDMEPLPGVNVVVKGNTSIGTITDVDGNFSLSVPSDAVLSVTYIGFKSQDVLVKGQRTLKIVLLEDTEALDEVVVVGYGVQKKANLTGAVASIKSDELLKAKSANSTNTLVGQIPGLISKQAKGEPGADDASLYIRGIATFRGDTSPAFIIDGVERSSADFARMDPNDIESVNVLKDAASAAIFGMRGANGVVVVTTKRGKQDKTSIKYSGNVSIQSPTKLPEFANSYDYARLYNTFMGQEIYKEDELIKFRDGTDPDNYPNTDWYKEMLSRNAIQHQHNLSVSGGTEKIRYYVSAGFLSQGGLWEDIDYKRYNLRSNIDADITKTTRLGVDVSGRMEKTLNTGSAEGIFAGLVRNIPVLLCRFQDGTFAVPDATHTNIVAANQPGGSYSKGNIFVVDARVDLEQKLDFITSGLSVKGTASFSKNIYKNKSWNVSPYVYTKDAEGEYVLKPRSSASLGLTQNGSEYQEYQLQFNYSRSFGNHNVTAMAMALARKGDFDGSSMNRISFDSEILDQMNAGNSKDQSLSAYDSKTARASYMGRINYNYAQKYLAEFNLRRDGSENFAPSKRWGTFMSASLGWVLSEEKFFEKLKKTVNFLKIRASYGTLGNDNTGGVAFPYYSRFELYSGATASNYLPNNLGDYVFGSLLTKGLVPGAVANAMATWEKSTKTNIAMDATLFNRLNLTVDFFMERRTDILVQRYDEVPSSFGGTLPLENLGEVKNKGVDFSLSYHQKVREVDFTLGGNFTFARNKIVEMAEAVGTSEYMRKTGRPINGYYGYKTDGIFKSQEEIDAYAKQEVAGTGYVTQPGDIKYVDVSGDGVVNSNDMTYLGNGNIPEIIYGINGTLNWKNLDFSFLFQGAARVQVYLQGGVIQPYFNQGNLPQLWVNESWTEQNINAKYPRLTNSIHNNPTTDISGVQTYLYDASYLRLKNIEIGYTFPSKWLKSAAINGLRVYVNAQNLFTISDVPQIDPENTQQQGWTYPQMKAFNVGLTLQF, encoded by the coding sequence ATGAAAAAATTATTGTTGGTTTTATTTTTGTTTGTATTTACCTTGGGGGCTGTATATGCTCAGACTGTTCAGGTAAAGGGCTTGGTGATAAGTGGTTCGGACATGGAACCATTGCCCGGAGTAAATGTAGTGGTGAAAGGAAATACTTCTATAGGAACAATCACTGATGTAGATGGTAACTTCTCCTTGTCGGTTCCTTCTGATGCAGTTCTTTCAGTGACTTATATAGGTTTTAAATCTCAAGATGTTTTGGTGAAAGGGCAAAGAACACTTAAAATCGTTCTTCTGGAAGATACTGAAGCTCTGGATGAAGTGGTGGTGGTGGGCTACGGCGTTCAGAAAAAAGCCAATCTGACCGGTGCTGTAGCTTCTATAAAAAGTGATGAATTGCTGAAGGCTAAGTCTGCTAATTCTACTAATACATTGGTAGGGCAAATTCCTGGGCTTATCTCGAAACAAGCTAAGGGCGAGCCGGGAGCAGATGATGCTTCTTTGTATATACGTGGTATTGCAACTTTCCGGGGAGATACATCTCCTGCATTTATCATTGATGGGGTAGAACGCTCTTCGGCAGATTTTGCACGTATGGACCCTAATGATATTGAGTCCGTTAATGTGCTGAAAGATGCGGCTTCGGCAGCAATCTTTGGTATGCGTGGCGCTAATGGTGTAGTGGTTGTAACTACTAAGCGGGGAAAGCAGGATAAAACGAGCATTAAATATTCAGGGAATGTCTCTATACAGTCTCCTACAAAGTTGCCGGAATTTGCCAATTCTTATGACTATGCACGTCTGTATAATACATTCATGGGGCAAGAGATATACAAGGAAGATGAATTGATAAAATTCAGAGATGGTACAGATCCTGATAATTATCCGAATACGGATTGGTATAAAGAAATGCTGTCACGAAATGCCATTCAGCATCAACATAACCTGTCCGTGTCGGGTGGTACGGAAAAAATACGCTACTATGTAAGTGCCGGATTTCTCAGTCAGGGCGGACTTTGGGAGGATATAGATTATAAACGCTATAATCTGCGTAGCAATATTGATGCTGATATTACCAAAACAACCCGTTTGGGAGTGGATGTTTCGGGAAGAATGGAAAAGACACTGAATACAGGATCGGCAGAAGGTATCTTTGCCGGGTTGGTACGTAACATTCCTGTTTTATTATGTCGTTTTCAGGATGGTACTTTTGCAGTGCCCGATGCTACTCATACTAATATTGTTGCTGCTAACCAACCTGGAGGGAGTTATAGCAAGGGGAATATATTCGTAGTAGATGCGCGGGTTGATCTGGAACAGAAACTGGATTTTATAACTTCCGGATTGTCTGTTAAGGGGACTGCTTCTTTCAGTAAGAATATATATAAGAATAAATCTTGGAACGTATCTCCTTATGTGTATACTAAAGATGCGGAAGGAGAATATGTACTGAAACCACGTTCAAGTGCCAGTTTAGGATTAACTCAGAATGGTTCCGAATACCAGGAATATCAGTTGCAGTTTAATTATTCCCGCTCTTTTGGAAATCATAATGTAACCGCAATGGCTATGGCTTTGGCCAGAAAAGGAGATTTTGACGGCTCTAGCATGAATAGGATATCTTTCGACTCTGAGATTTTGGATCAGATGAATGCCGGAAACTCAAAAGACCAATCATTGAGTGCGTATGACAGTAAGACTGCGCGTGCCAGTTATATGGGGAGAATCAACTATAATTATGCACAAAAATATCTGGCTGAATTTAATCTGCGCCGGGATGGCTCCGAGAATTTTGCGCCGTCCAAACGGTGGGGTACATTTATGTCTGCATCTTTAGGTTGGGTACTTTCGGAGGAGAAGTTCTTTGAGAAACTGAAGAAAACGGTAAACTTCCTGAAAATAAGAGCTTCCTATGGTACCTTAGGTAATGATAATACGGGTGGTGTGGCTTTTCCCTATTATAGCCGTTTTGAATTGTATTCAGGTGCTACTGCAAGTAATTATCTTCCTAATAACCTGGGCGACTACGTCTTTGGCTCTCTGTTGACGAAAGGCTTGGTACCAGGCGCAGTGGCTAATGCTATGGCTACTTGGGAGAAATCGACCAAAACGAACATCGCGATGGATGCTACCTTGTTTAATCGATTGAACCTGACTGTAGATTTCTTCATGGAACGGAGAACGGATATTCTGGTTCAACGATATGATGAAGTTCCGTCTTCTTTCGGTGGAACACTGCCTTTGGAAAATTTAGGTGAGGTGAAAAATAAAGGTGTTGACTTTTCATTGAGTTATCATCAGAAAGTCCGTGAAGTGGATTTTACATTAGGAGGCAATTTCACATTTGCCAGAAATAAAATTGTAGAAATGGCTGAGGCTGTAGGTACTTCTGAATATATGCGTAAAACGGGCCGTCCCATTAATGGCTATTATGGATATAAGACAGACGGCATCTTCAAATCTCAGGAAGAAATAGATGCGTACGCGAAGCAAGAAGTAGCTGGTACAGGCTATGTTACCCAACCGGGTGATATTAAATATGTCGATGTAAGCGGTGATGGAGTTGTCAATTCTAATGATATGACCTATTTAGGCAATGGAAATATTCCTGAAATTATTTATGGAATCAATGGCACATTGAACTGGAAGAATCTGGATTTCAGCTTTTTGTTTCAAGGGGCTGCCCGCGTGCAAGTTTATTTGCAGGGTGGAGTTATTCAACCTTACTTCAATCAGGGAAATCTTCCTCAACTTTGGGTGAATGAAAGCTGGACCGAACAGAATATAAATGCGAAATATCCGCGTTTGACAAATTCTATCCATAATAATCCTACGACGGATATCAGTGGTGTACAGACCTATCTCTATGATGCTTCTTATTTACGTTTGAAAAATATCGAGATCGGATATACATTCCCATCCAAGTGGTTGAAATCGGCTGCAATAAATGGACTGCGTGTCTATGTGAATGCACAGAACCTGTTCACTATTTCGGATGTACCGCAAATTGATCCTGAAAACACACAGCAGCAAGGATGGACTTATCCGCAAATGAAAGCGTTTAACGTGGGACTTACTCTTCAGTTTTAA
- a CDS encoding response regulator, whose protein sequence is MKMKILSHILGCILFLSCHNSIDERGQKDVAITRQPQIGYNQIKDIVEDKQGYIWIGTPGGVYQYNGKRYYHYRSTEDTTSLCNDAVLKMYCSSRGQLFVLTEFGTSVYNNDGSFQTIFKEGVYPYSNGITETSDGRIFLSISDVGTNIYEYDARNKICTKRLSGFLPLADRNDNLWIWRDGEACCHSIKDFSLIKSIRIDDLSDVAGLLPNEDLFYHTSQGIFIIDPNTFRRVINDSIERVSMVLKNKHIKRVTPYNSSSMLLYAKNNQLYLWDTVKMTIIDQNHTDFPFHIPLDDISTVYVDSHQNVWIGSERDGYQVLYHQQSRFKKETENIEFFRNKDITNIFRGTNNDYYIIVSHSELYHVLADQRIFRLDISSFISKEEIDQCFVDSENLLWLVTNRNLIKCKVYDENKIESLKIYPYYCYTVGEDGTGNIWFESNHNLYYLSKGAETPVAIKENIGIVNTIRKIDSNSIIVSTYAGNIYIVDSNKMTIEEIEIPRSRSTGIICMDLMIDHTGNAWGVSYGQGLMHIDLTSKKISFYNDTNICGQMCSVIEDCQQNIWIGTLHGLIRFDTANKRFISYYKEDGIMNDSYVPMCAIHGQGDELIFGGTKGLTLFDPKEIKPYETCKIKIEYISSNEQLLKPYEHKRVKMQGDSIAQVCLTNNNSGVYFYYTTLDYGNLNKYKTEFYLEGLDQQWHSLENEDYAYYSHIPAGHYVLQIRAINENGDVIDAKTVDVFVEPAPWAQKWLLFGVYPLCLLICLYTGWRIYRRIRQNRDQIRKITVQREQEKYANMMNIKYFTNISHEFRTPLTMIYGAFRTLEENPKDSLSSSSLFQVIRHNTERMLKLINQLLDFNKMENGILRLKVSKTNVIPLFNACADRFIVGFQQKKINVRRSIQSETINLLLDDDKFDKILTNILSNALKYSPEEGSISIGIQVITQDIAHAEFPMSMKVKSDEWLEIKVADTGIGIPEDKQKAVFERFYQIEHPDYQSGWGTGIGLFYAKSLVELHHGFIKCSSNAPNGSVFTFIIPMNPALYDNNQQVDSPKGSNAITKIQENVREELNLISPPYQPDDDQAAKILVVDDDTEILNFMKLLLKDYVVECRTNPNTTIGEIGDIKPDLIISDILMHGMNGYEFCHKIKSDATTCHLPVILLTAQSSSEHQVQGLSAGADAYVVKPFEPRYLTALIKSTLLNREKIRKVLTSSTQIDIQEQPILQSQDGIFMEKLYSYMESHLSEAEIDLGEILNIFSISRSKFYYKVKDLTGLSPNSFFRTYKLNRAAQMIKEGNEKLTYIADVTGFCSQSYFTASFKKQFGCSPSKYKEEY, encoded by the coding sequence ATGAAAATGAAAATTCTATCCCATATTTTGGGATGTATTCTTTTTCTGTCTTGTCACAACAGCATTGACGAACGGGGACAAAAGGATGTCGCAATCACCCGCCAACCCCAGATCGGTTATAATCAGATTAAAGATATTGTTGAAGACAAACAAGGATACATCTGGATTGGTACCCCAGGTGGAGTTTACCAATACAACGGAAAGCGCTATTATCACTACAGAAGCACAGAAGATACAACCAGCTTATGTAATGACGCAGTCCTGAAGATGTATTGTTCTTCCAGGGGACAACTATTCGTACTGACAGAATTCGGGACTTCGGTCTACAACAATGACGGAAGTTTTCAAACTATCTTTAAAGAAGGAGTATACCCCTACTCCAACGGGATTACAGAAACAAGCGATGGAAGAATCTTTCTCAGCATCTCAGATGTCGGCACCAATATCTATGAGTATGATGCGCGGAATAAAATATGTACTAAACGGCTTTCCGGCTTCTTACCATTAGCCGACCGTAATGATAATCTCTGGATATGGAGAGACGGAGAAGCCTGCTGTCACTCCATTAAAGATTTTAGTCTGATTAAATCCATCCGGATAGATGACCTTTCGGATGTAGCCGGATTACTACCAAATGAGGACCTGTTCTACCATACTTCCCAGGGAATATTCATTATAGATCCTAATACTTTCCGCCGGGTAATCAATGATTCCATTGAACGCGTTTCTATGGTGCTGAAGAATAAGCATATCAAAAGAGTTACTCCTTATAACAGTTCCTCTATGCTACTATATGCCAAAAACAATCAACTCTATCTATGGGACACTGTAAAAATGACAATCATCGACCAAAACCATACAGACTTTCCCTTCCACATACCATTGGATGATATTTCAACTGTATATGTTGATTCCCACCAGAATGTCTGGATAGGGTCCGAAAGAGATGGGTACCAAGTATTATATCATCAGCAATCGCGATTTAAAAAAGAGACAGAAAACATCGAGTTTTTCCGTAACAAGGATATCACCAATATTTTCAGAGGAACAAATAATGATTACTATATAATAGTATCTCACAGTGAACTCTATCATGTACTGGCTGATCAGCGCATCTTCCGATTAGATATCTCTTCTTTTATTTCTAAAGAAGAAATAGACCAGTGCTTTGTCGACAGCGAAAACTTGCTATGGCTGGTAACCAACCGCAATCTGATAAAATGTAAAGTTTATGATGAAAATAAGATTGAAAGTCTGAAAATCTATCCTTATTACTGCTATACGGTAGGAGAAGACGGTACAGGAAATATATGGTTCGAGAGCAATCATAATCTATATTATCTCAGCAAAGGAGCGGAAACACCTGTTGCTATAAAGGAAAATATAGGAATTGTGAACACTATCAGAAAAATAGATTCTAACAGCATTATTGTCAGTACATACGCAGGTAACATTTATATAGTAGATTCCAATAAGATGACAATAGAGGAAATAGAAATTCCCCGTTCCCGGAGCACAGGAATCATATGTATGGATCTGATGATTGACCACACCGGCAATGCATGGGGAGTTTCATACGGACAGGGATTAATGCACATCGACCTGACCTCGAAAAAAATAAGTTTCTATAATGACACCAACATCTGTGGGCAGATGTGCAGTGTAATAGAAGACTGCCAACAGAATATATGGATAGGAACCTTACATGGCTTAATACGCTTCGACACAGCCAACAAACGGTTTATCTCATATTACAAAGAAGATGGAATTATGAATGATTCCTATGTTCCCATGTGTGCAATTCATGGGCAGGGTGACGAGTTGATATTTGGAGGAACCAAAGGGCTCACCCTATTCGACCCTAAAGAGATAAAACCATACGAAACCTGCAAGATTAAAATCGAATATATTTCTTCTAACGAACAGCTATTGAAGCCATATGAACATAAGAGAGTTAAAATGCAAGGAGATAGCATTGCTCAGGTTTGCCTTACCAATAACAATAGCGGAGTATACTTTTATTATACAACATTAGATTATGGAAACCTGAATAAATACAAAACGGAGTTCTATCTGGAAGGTTTAGACCAGCAATGGCATTCCCTGGAAAATGAAGATTATGCTTACTATTCGCATATTCCTGCGGGACACTATGTTTTGCAAATAAGAGCAATCAATGAAAATGGAGATGTGATTGATGCAAAAACAGTGGACGTATTCGTAGAGCCTGCTCCCTGGGCCCAGAAGTGGTTATTATTCGGAGTATACCCTTTATGTCTGTTGATCTGCTTATATACCGGATGGAGGATCTACCGCCGTATTAGGCAGAACAGGGATCAGATACGAAAAATAACAGTCCAACGTGAACAGGAGAAGTATGCCAACATGATGAACATCAAGTATTTCACAAATATCTCTCATGAGTTCCGAACTCCATTGACCATGATATACGGAGCATTCCGGACGCTTGAAGAGAATCCGAAAGACAGCCTAAGTTCGTCCAGTCTTTTTCAGGTAATCAGACATAATACCGAACGTATGCTTAAACTAATCAATCAACTACTGGATTTCAATAAAATGGAGAATGGCATCTTAAGACTGAAAGTATCAAAAACCAATGTCATTCCCCTATTCAATGCCTGCGCAGATCGCTTTATTGTAGGGTTCCAGCAAAAGAAAATAAATGTCCGGCGTTCCATTCAGTCCGAAACAATCAATCTCTTACTGGATGATGACAAATTCGACAAGATATTGACTAACATACTTTCAAATGCGTTGAAATACTCCCCGGAAGAAGGAAGCATATCTATCGGAATACAGGTCATTACCCAGGATATAGCCCATGCAGAATTTCCCATGAGTATGAAAGTTAAGTCGGATGAATGGTTGGAAATAAAAGTCGCAGATACGGGAATTGGTATCCCCGAGGATAAGCAGAAAGCTGTTTTTGAACGTTTTTACCAGATTGAACATCCTGACTACCAAAGTGGATGGGGAACCGGCATAGGCTTATTTTATGCAAAATCATTGGTTGAGTTGCACCATGGCTTCATCAAATGCAGCAGCAATGCGCCCAACGGTTCTGTTTTTACCTTTATTATTCCTATGAATCCGGCTTTATATGACAACAATCAGCAGGTCGACTCTCCCAAAGGAAGTAATGCTATAACAAAAATACAGGAAAATGTAAGAGAAGAACTGAACTTGATATCCCCACCCTATCAACCGGATGACGACCAAGCTGCTAAAATCCTGGTAGTAGATGACGACACGGAAATTCTCAATTTCATGAAACTGTTGTTGAAAGATTACGTTGTGGAATGCAGAACAAATCCGAATACAACCATCGGAGAAATTGGCGATATAAAGCCGGATTTAATAATCAGTGACATCCTGATGCATGGCATGAATGGATATGAATTCTGCCACAAAATAAAGAGTGATGCAACCACATGCCATTTACCTGTCATATTGCTAACCGCACAAAGCTCGTCGGAACATCAGGTACAAGGTCTTTCGGCAGGTGCAGATGCTTATGTAGTGAAGCCTTTTGAGCCCCGATATTTAACGGCACTCATCAAATCAACACTTCTAAATCGTGAGAAAATACGCAAAGTGCTTACTTCATCTACTCAAATAGATATCCAGGAACAGCCTATACTACAATCGCAGGATGGTATCTTCATGGAGAAATTATATTCATACATGGAATCCCATTTAAGTGAGGCAGAGATTGATTTAGGAGAAATCCTTAATATCTTCTCAATCAGTCGTTCCAAATTCTATTATAAAGTCAAGGATCTGACAGGATTGAGTCCTAACTCTTTCTTCCGAACCTACAAACTGAACCGGGCTGCCCAGATGATTAAAGAAGGGAATGAGAAATTGACATATATTGCAGATGTTACAGGCTTTTGCAGTCAATCTTACTTCACAGCTTCATTCAAGAAACAATTCGGCTGTTCCCCAAGTAAGTACAAAGAGGAATACTGA
- a CDS encoding efflux transporter outer membrane subunit, which produces MKKQIITLAVTGLLLSSCGIYTKYEPVTSVPDQLYGGEVVAEDTASLGNMDWRELFTDPYLQSLIELGLQTNTDYQSAQLRVEEAQATLMSAKLAFLPAFALAPQGTVSSFDTQKATQTYSLPVTASWELDVFGRMRNAKKQSQALYAQSEDYRQAVRTQLIAGIANTYYTLLMLDEQLAISRQTEEAWKETVASTRALMNAGMANESAVSQMEATYYQVQGSVLDLRKQINQAENSLALLLAETPRHYERGSLAQQQFPADFSVGIPVQMLSGRPDVRSAERSLEAAFYGTNKARSAFYPSITLSGSAGWTNSAGVMILNPGKFLASAVGSLTQPLFNRGQVVAQYRIARAQQEEAALGFQQTLLNAGSEVNDALTAYQTSQGKKLLLDKQVASLQTALRSTSLLMEHGNTTYLEVLTARQTLLSAQLSQTANHFTEIQSLINLFQALGGGQN; this is translated from the coding sequence ATGAAAAAGCAAATCATCACATTAGCTGTCACCGGCCTGCTGCTGAGCAGTTGTGGCATCTATACTAAATACGAGCCCGTTACTTCCGTCCCCGACCAGCTTTATGGCGGGGAAGTAGTGGCCGAAGACACCGCCAGTCTGGGCAATATGGATTGGCGGGAACTCTTCACCGATCCTTATCTGCAATCCCTCATTGAACTGGGATTGCAGACCAATACTGATTATCAGTCTGCCCAGCTTCGCGTAGAGGAAGCACAGGCAACACTGATGTCTGCCAAACTAGCTTTCCTGCCTGCCTTTGCTCTTGCTCCGCAGGGAACCGTGAGTAGTTTCGATACGCAAAAGGCAACGCAAACTTATTCGTTGCCCGTCACTGCCAGTTGGGAGTTGGATGTCTTCGGCCGTATGCGCAATGCCAAGAAACAGTCGCAAGCTCTTTATGCTCAAAGTGAGGATTATCGTCAGGCTGTCCGTACCCAACTGATAGCTGGGATAGCCAATACCTATTATACGCTGCTGATGCTCGACGAGCAACTTGCCATTTCCCGGCAAACGGAAGAAGCGTGGAAAGAAACCGTGGCGTCTACTCGTGCCCTGATGAATGCCGGAATGGCGAATGAATCGGCTGTATCGCAGATGGAGGCGACGTACTATCAGGTACAGGGTTCCGTGCTCGACTTGAGGAAGCAAATCAACCAGGCAGAGAACAGTCTTGCCCTTCTGTTGGCTGAAACACCCCGTCATTATGAACGTGGTAGTCTGGCGCAGCAGCAGTTCCCCGCCGACTTTTCGGTAGGTATTCCGGTGCAAATGCTTTCCGGTCGTCCCGATGTCCGCAGTGCCGAGCGTTCACTCGAAGCAGCGTTCTATGGTACCAATAAGGCCCGTTCGGCTTTCTATCCCTCCATTACTTTAAGTGGAAGTGCCGGCTGGACGAACTCTGCCGGAGTGATGATACTCAATCCGGGCAAGTTTCTGGCATCTGCTGTAGGATCGTTGACGCAACCGCTCTTCAACCGCGGACAGGTAGTTGCCCAGTATCGCATTGCCCGTGCGCAGCAGGAAGAAGCCGCACTTGGCTTCCAGCAAACCTTGCTCAATGCAGGCAGCGAGGTGAACGATGCTTTAACGGCTTATCAGACCAGTCAGGGCAAGAAACTTCTGTTGGATAAACAGGTCGCTTCTTTACAAACCGCCCTGAGAAGTACTTCCTTGCTGATGGAGCATGGCAATACCACTTATCTGGAAGTACTCACAGCCCGGCAGACATTGCTTAGCGCACAATTGTCGCAGACTGCTAATCATTTTACCGAAATACAAAGCTTAATTAACCTATTCCAAGCGTTGGGAGGCGGACAGAATTAA